In the genome of Paenibacillus sp. GP183, the window CAGTACGTCGCTCATGGCAAACTTCTTGCCTGCATCTGCAGTCCAAGCCGACAAACGACCCGGGACCATGGAACTGATCATGATTTGCTGCCCGTCAACGCGCGCATTGTTGGTCGATAAATAAGTGACGGATCGATTGTAATAGTAATAGCCCACTATGGCCCCGCCAACGAGAATGATGAGCAGCACCACATTTAGAAGAACCAGTCGTGTCCCGCTTTTCATGACTCATACACACCTTTTTCCCAGTATCGTATCCACTATAGATAAGGATAATGTCCCCAAGTGTGCTCTCAATATGTATTTGTTCCCAATTAAAGAATCGGCGAAAGCAGCCTTGCTACTGACTCCCTCAGTTTCATCAGCAAAGACCGATGCTGGAAGCGATCCCAGGTTAACTGAGTGGCGTTTTCGGCATCTTTTTCAAAAATGCGCATAAGCTTGACAGCCGTAGCCGAGTCATACATAAATGCATTGACTTCAAAATTCAGTTTGAAGCTTCGTATATCAATATTCGCTGTTCCTACAGACGCGAGCTTCCCGTCGACCACTATCATTTTGGCGTGCAGAAAGCCTTTTTCGTATAAATAGCACTTTACCCCGCTCGAGAGCAGCTCTCCGATATAGGAATATGACGCCCAATACACCAGCTTGTGATCCGGTACACTTGGAATCATGATCTTCACGTCGACCCCTGACAAAGCCGCCAGCTTGATGGCCGTAAACATGCTTTCATCCGGGATAAAATAAGGCGTTTGCATATAGATACTTTCTTTGGCTGCATGAATCATTTTGATAAGCGAGTTCTTGATCTGCTGCTCATCGGAATCCGGCCCGCTGGCCACAATTTGGATCCCCACATTACCATTGCCGACTATTGGAGGAAAGTACCGCGGCTCTATACCGATATCCTTGGAAGTCGCTATATTCCAATCCATCAGGAATTGTGCCTGAATCTGCGGGACGGCCCCTCCCTTCAGCATGAGATGGGTGTCTCTCCATTCCCCGAACCGCTCCATCAGACCCAAGTATTCATTGCCAATATTGAAGCCGCCGATAAATCCGTACTTCCCGTCAATCACGGCCAATTTGCGATGGTTCCGGTAGTTGACTCTCAGATTGATATAGCGAACTCGCGATGGAAAAAAAGCCGCCGTCTCCCCGCCAGCCTGTCTGAAAGCCTCAAAGAAACGCTTGTTCAGCCTCGATGAACCGATGGCATCATAGAGAAATCTGACTTTGACGCCCTGTCTGGCTTTTTCCGTTAAAACCTGCATCAACCTGCGCCCCAGCTCATCATCACGGACGATAAAATAAAGCAGATGGATATGATCCTCAGCTTCTCCAATCGCTTCAAACAAGGCCTCGAATTTGGTTCGGCCTTCCGTAAAAATCTCAACCTCGTTATCCTGCGTAAAAAGAGCATAGCTGGTTATCAAATTCAGCTGAATCATATCGTGATAACCCGCAATGGCAGGGTCTTTATAGGAGATAACCCCCTGCTCCAGCTCCTGGAACTGCTTAAAAATGATCCCTTTGGTCGTGCTCAGCTTGTCCCCTCTGAACCGATACAGCTTCATGCGGCTTAAATTTTGTCCAAATATAAGGTACAAGATAAATCCGACACTGGGCAAAAAGAACAGCACCATAAGCCACGCCCAGGTTGCCGCGATATTCCTTC includes:
- the cls gene encoding cardiolipin synthase; its protein translation is MQYYHNLYTGLTILNLFFAGTVIFLERRNIAATWAWLMVLFFLPSVGFILYLIFGQNLSRMKLYRFRGDKLSTTKGIIFKQFQELEQGVISYKDPAIAGYHDMIQLNLITSYALFTQDNEVEIFTEGRTKFEALFEAIGEAEDHIHLLYFIVRDDELGRRLMQVLTEKARQGVKVRFLYDAIGSSRLNKRFFEAFRQAGGETAAFFPSRVRYINLRVNYRNHRKLAVIDGKYGFIGGFNIGNEYLGLMERFGEWRDTHLMLKGGAVPQIQAQFLMDWNIATSKDIGIEPRYFPPIVGNGNVGIQIVASGPDSDEQQIKNSLIKMIHAAKESIYMQTPYFIPDESMFTAIKLAALSGVDVKIMIPSVPDHKLVYWASYSYIGELLSSGVKCYLYEKGFLHAKMIVVDGKLASVGTANIDIRSFKLNFEVNAFMYDSATAVKLMRIFEKDAENATQLTWDRFQHRSLLMKLRESVARLLSPIL